CAGAAAGACGGTAATATTTGTAACGCACAGTGTTGATGAGGCAGTTTACCTCTCAGACAGAGTGGTTGTCCTCAGCACAAGACCAGGAAGAATCAGGGAAATAATTGAGATCGATCTTCCGGAAGGTAAGAAAAGAGAGAGAACTGATCCGGAATTTATCAGGCTGAGAAAGTATATACTCTCACTTATCAGCGATAACCCGCAGGATCAATAATGTACATAGTTAATTTTATTATGATACATCCCCATTTTTTATAGCACATTTAGTTATTCAGGAGTATTCAGCAATGGTTCGAAAACCCGCAAAAATGTACAGGGCAATCTCCAAGAGAGCATATACGAGGCGCGAGTATATGGGTGGTGTGCCCGGATCAAAGGTAGTCCAGTTCGATATGGGCAATACAAAAGCAGAGTTCCCAGTAAGAGTATCAATAATTGCTGATGAATCATGCCAGATTCAGCACAAGGCTCTTGAAGCAGCACGTATGTCAGTTAACCGTAAACTTCAGAAAGAGATTGGAAGGATGAACTATCATTTCAAGCTCAGAACATACCCACACCAGGTTCTCCGTGAGAACAAGCAGGCAACAGGTGCAGGTGCGGACCGTGTTTCTGAAGGTATGAGATCGGCATTCGGAAAAGCAGTAGGCACAGCAGCACGTGTACAGTCAGGACAGAAAGTCTTCACAATCTACACAACCGATGCAATGGCTGAGAAAGCCAAGAAGAGTCTCAGGACTGCCGGGTACAAACTCCCGACACCAACGAGAATTGTAATCGAAAGACCTGCTGAAGCCTGAATTCAGGGATAATATTAACAAATATTTCTTTTTATCCCAAATTATAATAATTCAGAATAATTCAGACCGCCGTTGCAGGAACTAATTTCTAAGGGTCATATATTCCAAAAGGGAATGCAGATATACCGAAAATTAATAAATAAAGTTATTCGGGAATCTCTGTGAAGAAAGAAAAATCTACTTCAGGCCTGCTATTTCTGGCAACGGTGGTTCTTTTAATCGTATTTGATCTTCTTATTTTCATCTCATACGCATACGTCTTTGACGGAGTAACGGATACCGGAGTCCGGAACCCGGCAGAAGATTCAGATCAGGATAAAAAAACCTGACATTGTCTTTTTTTAAAGAACCTGAAATTCTTCCGGGTGCAATAATCCTCATAATTGCAGCATTATTTATTCTGCTGATACTGAGGCACATACAGATTATTTAAATCCTGCAATCCGGAGCTCAGAACCCGGAGTGCAGTATATCCGCTTTTTCCGGAAGTTATCTCAGGAGAGCAGCACCACATATATTTTAACGAAAATATTACATAATCTGTGAAGTGTCACCATGAATAATTTAAAGGAGAATATCGCATCCGCAACAGAAGAGGCGATACATGAGGCAGAGGTCAGACTTCCGGACGACTTCCTGCGTGCAATGAACGCTGCAATAGAGAAAGAATCTAATCCTGTCGCAAAGGCGGAGTACAGAAACATTCTGGACAATATCAGGCAGGCAGAAGAGATGGACATTCCAATATGCCAGGATACCGGGATGCACATCTTCTACGTTACAATACCGGAAGGGTTTGAAGACCGGGAAATAATCCATGAAGGGATTAAAGAGGGCCTGTTAAGAGCAAATTCAGGCGTCCCGCTCAGACCAAACGCAGTCGATCCCATAACCAGAAAAAATTCCGGAGACAATACAGGTGCCGGCTTTCCGGCAGTGCATATAAAAACGGGAGAAAAATTCACCATAACCGCCATGCCAAAGGGCGGCGGCAGCGAGAACTCATCAAGACTTGCCATGATGCTGCCGTCAGAAGTTAAGAATATTAAGAAATTCGTTGCCGAAACTATGCTCCTTGCAGGGGGTAAACCCTGCCCTCCGGTTGTACTGGGAGTTGGCATAGGCAGCACCTTTGACGGTGTTGCATCGCTTGCAAAAGAGGCACTGCTCATGCCCGTAGATGAGATGGACGAATACGAGCAGGAGTTATGCGATGCAGTAAATGAACTCGGCATCGGCCCGATGGGGCTTGGCGGAGACATTACGGCTATTGCAGTCAAGGTAAAAAAAGAGCACTGCCATACGGCATCACTGCCTGTGGCTGTCAATGTCCAGTGCTGGGTCTGCCGGCGGGCAACTGTTGAGGTGAATCTCTGATGAATGAAGACAAACAGGCAGTCAGGCTCAAAACACCCCTTGGTGAAGAAGTGCTGAACCTTAAAGCCGGAGATCACGTTCTTCTCTCAGGTACAATATATACAGCAAGGGATGAGGCACATCTTGAGATGATAGAGGACGGCATTCCTTTTAACCCGGAAGGTGCTGTAATCTATCACTGCGGCCCGGTAATTCAGGACAATAAAATAATAGCCGCGGGCCCGACAACTTCTGCACGTATGAACAATATCTGCTCATTCCTGCCGGAAAACGGTGTCCGGGCATTCATCGGCAAAGGCGGCATGAGTGATGAAGTATCAGAAGCTCTAAGAGGCAGGGGCGTTTATCTCGCATTCACAGGCGGCTGTGCCGCACTTGCAGCATCAAAAATGGAGCTTAAGGGAGTGTACTTTGAGGAACTCGGAATGGCAGAGGCTGTCTGGATAATAGAAATAAAAGATCTGCCACTTACTGTTGCAATGGATTCAGAAGGCGGCAACCTCTACAGGGATGTAAGGGCAGTTGCAGAGGAGAAATTCAGCGGGCGCTTTTAGAACCACACAGATTTTGTGGACATCTGCCTTTTTCTTCTCCGGGATAAAAAAAAGATAAATTTTTTTTTTAAGAACCGGGCATAAAACCAATAATTATCCACCATACGGAATTAAAGCAAAAATAAGGACTTAAAATCGATAAAAACAGAAGAGGCGCAGAGCATATTTCCCGGCGGAAATATGAAAATTCAGGATATATTTAGTAGTTTTACTGATAAATGATATAAACAACTATACACGGATTACCGGTTGATACCGATGAAACTTATAATTGATGAAACCCGCTGCAAGGGTTGCAACCTCTGCACGACAGTATGCCCCTACAGCATTTTTACAGAAGGAAAAAAGCTAAACGAGAGGGGAATAGTTGTGCCTGTGCTTGACAGGCCGCAGAGGTGCACAAACTGCAGGCTGAGGAATCTATATAACCGGCAGCTCTGCGGAGTATGCCAGCTCATATGCCCGGATCAGGCAATATCCTGGATTGAGGATAAGGATGATCCAAAGGTGAGGGTGGTGATTGAATATTGACGCGTACTGTATTTATGCAGGGGAATTATGCCTCTGCTGAAGGAGCAATCGCTGCCGGATGTGACTTTTTCGGCGGTTATCCGATAACACCATCGACAGAAGTTGCTGAACAGATGGCACTGCGCCTTCCGAAGATGAACAGGACATTTATCCAGATGGAAGATGAGATTGCCAGCATATCCGCGGTAATCGGCGCATCATGGACAGGTGCAAGGGCAATGACAGCAACCAGCGGCCCCGGATTCTCCCTCATGATGGAGAACCTCGGATACGCCGTCATGACCGAGACCCCGCTTGTCGTGGTCAATATCCAGAGAGGCGGCCCTTCAACAGGACAGCCAACAATGTCGGCACAGGGTGACATGATGCAGTGCAGATATGGCTCCCATGGCGATTATTCAATAATCGCACTCACACCGTCAACTGTTCAGGAGATGTTTGACCTCACTGTAAAAGCTTTCAATCTTGCCGACCGTTTCAGATGCCCGGTATTCCTGATGTCAGACGAGACGATCGGGCACATGAGAGAGAAGATCACCATCCCTGACTCTGTGGAGATTATCCGGAGAAAACCGTTGAAGGAAGGCATGCTTCCTTTTGAACCGGAAGAAGACGGAGTGCCGGGATTTCCGGAATTCGGGAAAGGCTACAGGACCCATGTGACAGGACTGACCCACAATATGAAAGGGTATCCTGACGCCACAGACTGTGAAGTCCATGCAAACCTTGTAAAAAGGCTTAACAGCAAGATTGAATCCAAAAAAGTGGAGATTGCAGACTTTGACTTAGTCAACTCATCTGCTGAGATTGTCTTTGTCACATACGGCCCCGCCACACGAACGGTCAGGCAGCTGATGAAGGACAGAAGCGACATCCTGATAGGTCATCTCAACATGAGAATGGTCTGGCCATTCCCGGACCATGCACTCGCTGAATTTTCCAATGCAAAAGTCTTCATAGTCCCGGAGATGAACCTCGGACAGATCGCAGGCGAGGTGAAGAAGAGCACAGATGTGCCGGTAATATCTGTTCCAAAGATCGGCGGTGAGATGCACACACCCACAGAACTCATGAATGTAATGGAGGACTTCCTTTGAGCAGTGACATAAACGACTGGCTCCGTCAGGACAGGCTCCCTCACATATACTGCACAGGGTGCGGAAACGGCACTGTCATAAACTGCACGCTAAGCGCCGTCACACAGATGGGATGGGAGATAGACGATACAGTGTTTGTATCCGGAATCGGATGCTCATCACGTGCTCCGGGATATATATCCACAGATTCCCTGCATACAACCCACGGGCGTGCACTTGCCTTTGCAACCGGAGTTAAGATGGCAAAACCTGAACTGAATGTGGTTGTATTCACAGGTGACGGAGATCTCTCCGCAATAGGCGGAAACCACTTCATTCATGCCTGCCGGAGAAATATCGACATGACAGTCATCTGCATAAACAATATGATCTACGGCATGACAGGCGGTCAGGGAAGTCCCTGTACACCGGAAGGAAAGTTCTCTTCCACAACGCCATACGGCGCCCATGAACCTGCCTTTGACCTCGCAGAACTCGCTGCTGCGGCGGGGGCCAACTACTCTGCACGCTGGACAGCTTACCACGTAAAACAGCTCACAGATGCGATAAAAACCGGGCTTGAAAAACCAGGGTTCTCATTCATCGAGTCTATGACACAGTGTCCCACCTCATACGGCAGAAGAAACAAACTCAGAACCGCATCGGATATGATCGAATATATGAGAACAAATGCACTCCTGCTTTCAAAAAAGAGAAGAATGGAAGAGAGGGGGGAGGAAATTCCGGCAGAAAAATTCACAGTCGGTGAGTTTGTAAACCGGAATAAACCTGCAATGGGGGTGCCGGATAAATGAGACATGAAGTTCTCTTTTCAGGATTCGGGGGACAGGGAATTATACTGTCCGCTGTAATTCTCGGAAAAGCTGCGGCGATATATGACGGTAAATTTGCAGTCCAGACACAGGTGTACGGCCCTGAAGCAAGGGGCGGAGCCTCCATGAGTGCAGACATCATCGATGACGAGGAGATATTATACCCGAAGGTGAGCAGTCCGGATATTTACGTAATTATGTCACAGCAGGGATATGAAAAATACGGGACAGAAGCAGAGCAGACGGACTGCATGCTCATCGACTCAGGACTGGTCTTCTCACGCCCGGAGTGTAAATACTTCGAGATACCTGCAACCGAAGAAGCCAAGAACAGTCTGGGCAGACCGATTGTTGCAAATATCATAATGCTCGGCAGTCTTGTCGCGGCAACAGGTGTTGTGAGCAGAGAGGCAATTGAGATGGCAGTGCTCGACAGCGTACCCAAAGGGACCGAACAGCTCAACTTAAAGGCACTGAATGCAGGATTTGAATTAATAGACAAAGGAGGAGTTCTCGATTGAAACTGCTTGAATACGAAGCCAAAGATATTTTCAGGGAATATAACATTCCGGTAGCGAAGGGATACACTGTAAAGAGTGCCGGCGGGATAGACGGACGTGAGAAGGACTTTGGAGATGAGGTCGTCTTAAAGGCCCAGATTGATGTCGGAGGAAGGGGCAAGGCCGGCGGAATCATCATCACAAAAACCGGTGATGTCATGCAGGAGGCCTCCAGACTCTTTGCAAAGGAGATCAAAGGAATTCCGGTTGATAAGATACTCATTGAGGAGAAACTTCCGATCTTAAAGGAATATTACGTCAGTATTACAATTGACCGTGCAAAGAAAATGCCGGTCATCCTCTTCTCCTCAGACGGCGGTGTCGAAATAGAGGAGACCGCAAAGAAAAACCCTGACGCAATCCAGACCGTAAGAATCACTCCGATTCTCCATGAAATTCCGGATTTTATGATGAGAAGGCTCTTAAAGGACGCACCAAAGGAGTTAGCACCGGCAATAAACTCACTGTACAGGGTATTTTGTGAGAAAGATGCACTGCTGGCAGAGATAAATCCTCTGGTAGTCACTGAAAAAGGAGTCTATGCCGCGGACGCAAAGCTTGTAATAGATGACAATGCCCTCTACAGGCAGGGCATAAAGGTAAACCGCGACCTTACGGACCGGGAGAGAAGGGCAGAAGAGTTCGGATTCTCATATGTCGAGCTGGAAGGTTCAATCGGAGTTATAGGAAACGGTGCCGGGCTTACGATGTCCACCCTTGACCTAATCGAATACTACGGCGGAAAGGCAGCAAACTTCCTCGATGTCGGAGGAGGGGCGGCACGCGACAGAGTACGCAATGCAGTACAGCTTGTATCCGAAATGCCGGGTGTGAAGGTCATAGTCGTAAACCTCCTCGGAGGCATTACAAGATGTGATGAAGTCGCCGCCGGAATAATTGATGCAGGCGTGCCTCAGAAGGTGATCGTCCGCCTTGCCGGAACAAATGAGCATGCCGGAAAAGAGATGTTAAAAGAGAAGGGGTACGATATGCTCGACACCATGGAAGATGTCGTAAAAACCGCTGTGGAGGTTGCAGAAGAATGATATACGGAGATAAGAAGACCCCTGTGATAGTCCAGGGTGCAACCGGAAAGCAGGGTGCATTCCACATTGACCTCATGAACCGCTACGCCGATGAAGTAGGAGGAAGAGGGGTTGTTGCAGGAGTTACACCCGGAAAGGGCGGACAGGAAGTGAACGGAGTTCCGGTGTACAACTCAGTACGGGAGGCCCTGACAGAGCATGATGCAGAGGTGAGCGTACTCTTTGTGCCGGCGTTCGCAGCCGGAGATTCGATCATGGAAGCGGCATACAACGGCATAGAGACTGTCGTTGCAATCACAGAGCATATACCGGTCCATGACGCCATGTGTGCAATATCATATGCAAAGATGGAAGGGTGCAGTGTAATCGGGCCAAACTGTCCCGGCATTCTCTCACCCGGAGAGATCAAACTTGGCATAATGCCCGCACACCTTGCAATGCCCGGAAATACAGGCATCATCTCAAGAAGCGGAACACTCACCTACGAGGTTGTCAGTGAACTCTCAAGGGCAGGCATAGGCCAGAGCAGCATTGTGGGCATCGGTGGCGACCCTGTAATCGGCCAGACATTTGTCGATGTCCTTGAGAGATTTGAGAAAGACCGGCAGACAAAGGCAGTAGTTCTCATCGGTGAAGTGGGAGGCAATCTTGAGGAGGAGGGTGCATCGTACACCAGCCTGCCGATTGTTGCATACATTGCAGGAGTATCCGCACCGCCTGAGAAGAGAATGGGGCATGCAGGTGCAATCGTTGCCGGAGGAGAGGATGACGCAAAATCAAAGATCAGGCGTCTTGAGGACATAGGGATTACGATTGCCAAAAAGCCCTCAGATATTCCCGAACTGATTGAAGAGATGATCTGAAGCCCGGATGGTTTTGGACAAAAAACAAATTACCCGGAAAATATTATACCCGCGAATACCGGCATCTTAAAGGAGAGGATAAAAACGGCTGAAAACTGCACAGAGAAAGCTATGGTGATGATGAAAAGCGCAGAGAAGATTGCAGAGGAGATAGGAGCAAAAGCGATAGTCTCCTTCATGAGAGATATTGAATTTGAATCTGAAATTCCGGTAATAAAAGTAGAGGACCTCCAGCTTGACGTCTTAAAAGACCTGACAATGCACGACATCCTTGAAATTTCTGAGAAGCATCTTCATGATGCCGCTGTTCAGATATATCTCCTCAAAAATTTTGCAGAAGGACAGGTAGTTGCAGTATTCCCCTACGCCCTTGTGATATATGACATCGATCAGGGGAAAAATTTCATCGACCTGAAATCCTTTGAAGACCTGATACCCCGTGAAATAATGTCGGCCGTCCTCAGGCTCGCACTCAATATCGCGATTGAGGGACGTGAAGGAAGACCCATCGGCACAGCATTTATCATGGGTGACCCGGAGAAGATACTTGCTCATTCATACCAGGCGATAATCAACCCGTATAAAGGTCAGGTGGAAGAGGACTGCGATATAAAAAACGAGAACAACTGGGAGAGCATCAAGGAGATTGCACAGATAGACGGAGTCTTTGTAATTAATGAAACAGGGCATGTTGTCTCAGCCGGAAGATACCTCAATATAAATACCGCCTCAAATAATCTTCCCGGAGGGATGGGAGGACGGCACCTTGCCACTGCGGCGATAACACTTGATATCCCGGTTATCGGGGTGACAGTCTCTGAATCCGGAGGAGTTGTCAGGGTATTCCGTGACGGGAAATGCGCAATAACCATCAGATCTGATGTCAGAATCAGATAGCCCGGACAAAAACCACAAAAACCACAATAATAATATTATTATTGCCTACAATAATTCTTTCACTTTTTTCACCGGAATTTTAGAGAGAATATACCTGTCTGTCTCATAAAATTACTGACAATCATAAATGTCGTGAGAAAATATATTTATACAATAATTACTAAATTTTAGAATATTATATAGGAGATTGAGAATTCAATATGCCAAGAAATATTTCAGTAGAGCGACTGACACAGACACCAATTGAAAAGCAGCAGATCGAGATTGCCGAGAG
The sequence above is a segment of the Methanoplanus limicola DSM 2279 genome. Coding sequences within it:
- a CDS encoding 50S ribosomal protein L16 — protein: MVRKPAKMYRAISKRAYTRREYMGGVPGSKVVQFDMGNTKAEFPVRVSIIADESCQIQHKALEAARMSVNRKLQKEIGRMNYHFKLRTYPHQVLRENKQATGAGADRVSEGMRSAFGKAVGTAARVQSGQKVFTIYTTDAMAEKAKKSLRTAGYKLPTPTRIVIERPAEA
- a CDS encoding DNA integrity scanning protein DisA nucleotide-binding domain protein, with translation MMKSAEKIAEEIGAKAIVSFMRDIEFESEIPVIKVEDLQLDVLKDLTMHDILEISEKHLHDAAVQIYLLKNFAEGQVVAVFPYALVIYDIDQGKNFIDLKSFEDLIPREIMSAVLRLALNIAIEGREGRPIGTAFIMGDPEKILAHSYQAIINPYKGQVEEDCDIKNENNWESIKEIAQIDGVFVINETGHVVSAGRYLNINTASNNLPGGMGGRHLATAAITLDIPVIGVTVSESGGVVRVFRDGKCAITIRSDVRIR
- a CDS encoding 4Fe-4S dicluster domain-containing protein; this encodes MKLIIDETRCKGCNLCTTVCPYSIFTEGKKLNERGIVVPVLDRPQRCTNCRLRNLYNRQLCGVCQLICPDQAISWIEDKDDPKVRVVIEY
- the sucC gene encoding ADP-forming succinate--CoA ligase subunit beta; translated protein: MKLLEYEAKDIFREYNIPVAKGYTVKSAGGIDGREKDFGDEVVLKAQIDVGGRGKAGGIIITKTGDVMQEASRLFAKEIKGIPVDKILIEEKLPILKEYYVSITIDRAKKMPVILFSSDGGVEIEETAKKNPDAIQTVRITPILHEIPDFMMRRLLKDAPKELAPAINSLYRVFCEKDALLAEINPLVVTEKGVYAADAKLVIDDNALYRQGIKVNRDLTDRERRAEEFGFSYVELEGSIGVIGNGAGLTMSTLDLIEYYGGKAANFLDVGGGAARDRVRNAVQLVSEMPGVKVIVVNLLGGITRCDEVAAGIIDAGVPQKVIVRLAGTNEHAGKEMLKEKGYDMLDTMEDVVKTAVEVAEE
- a CDS encoding 2-oxoacid:ferredoxin oxidoreductase subunit gamma, translating into MRHEVLFSGFGGQGIILSAVILGKAAAIYDGKFAVQTQVYGPEARGGASMSADIIDDEEILYPKVSSPDIYVIMSQQGYEKYGTEAEQTDCMLIDSGLVFSRPECKYFEIPATEEAKNSLGRPIVANIIMLGSLVAATGVVSREAIEMAVLDSVPKGTEQLNLKALNAGFELIDKGGVLD
- a CDS encoding fumarate hydratase, whose translation is MNNLKENIASATEEAIHEAEVRLPDDFLRAMNAAIEKESNPVAKAEYRNILDNIRQAEEMDIPICQDTGMHIFYVTIPEGFEDREIIHEGIKEGLLRANSGVPLRPNAVDPITRKNSGDNTGAGFPAVHIKTGEKFTITAMPKGGGSENSSRLAMMLPSEVKNIKKFVAETMLLAGGKPCPPVVLGVGIGSTFDGVASLAKEALLMPVDEMDEYEQELCDAVNELGIGPMGLGGDITAIAVKVKKEHCHTASLPVAVNVQCWVCRRATVEVNL
- a CDS encoding thiamine pyrophosphate-dependent enzyme; protein product: MSSDINDWLRQDRLPHIYCTGCGNGTVINCTLSAVTQMGWEIDDTVFVSGIGCSSRAPGYISTDSLHTTHGRALAFATGVKMAKPELNVVVFTGDGDLSAIGGNHFIHACRRNIDMTVICINNMIYGMTGGQGSPCTPEGKFSSTTPYGAHEPAFDLAELAAAAGANYSARWTAYHVKQLTDAIKTGLEKPGFSFIESMTQCPTSYGRRNKLRTASDMIEYMRTNALLLSKKRRMEERGEEIPAEKFTVGEFVNRNKPAMGVPDK
- a CDS encoding FumA C-terminus/TtdB family hydratase beta subunit encodes the protein MNEDKQAVRLKTPLGEEVLNLKAGDHVLLSGTIYTARDEAHLEMIEDGIPFNPEGAVIYHCGPVIQDNKIIAAGPTTSARMNNICSFLPENGVRAFIGKGGMSDEVSEALRGRGVYLAFTGGCAALAASKMELKGVYFEELGMAEAVWIIEIKDLPLTVAMDSEGGNLYRDVRAVAEEKFSGRF
- a CDS encoding 2-oxoacid:acceptor oxidoreductase subunit alpha; the encoded protein is MTRTVFMQGNYASAEGAIAAGCDFFGGYPITPSTEVAEQMALRLPKMNRTFIQMEDEIASISAVIGASWTGARAMTATSGPGFSLMMENLGYAVMTETPLVVVNIQRGGPSTGQPTMSAQGDMMQCRYGSHGDYSIIALTPSTVQEMFDLTVKAFNLADRFRCPVFLMSDETIGHMREKITIPDSVEIIRRKPLKEGMLPFEPEEDGVPGFPEFGKGYRTHVTGLTHNMKGYPDATDCEVHANLVKRLNSKIESKKVEIADFDLVNSSAEIVFVTYGPATRTVRQLMKDRSDILIGHLNMRMVWPFPDHALAEFSNAKVFIVPEMNLGQIAGEVKKSTDVPVISVPKIGGEMHTPTELMNVMEDFL
- the sucD gene encoding succinate--CoA ligase subunit alpha — translated: MIYGDKKTPVIVQGATGKQGAFHIDLMNRYADEVGGRGVVAGVTPGKGGQEVNGVPVYNSVREALTEHDAEVSVLFVPAFAAGDSIMEAAYNGIETVVAITEHIPVHDAMCAISYAKMEGCSVIGPNCPGILSPGEIKLGIMPAHLAMPGNTGIISRSGTLTYEVVSELSRAGIGQSSIVGIGGDPVIGQTFVDVLERFEKDRQTKAVVLIGEVGGNLEEEGASYTSLPIVAYIAGVSAPPEKRMGHAGAIVAGGEDDAKSKIRRLEDIGITIAKKPSDIPELIEEMI